The stretch of DNA CGGGGACAAACTGCATATATAGTATAAATTTAGCTCATACTTTGCAAAAATTTTTTGCAATATTTTTTAGCTTAAACTCATAAAGTAGATTTTGGATTTTGTCCGCTGATTTTATATCTAAACCAAGATCATTTGCCAAAATTTTGTAATAAATTTGCGGGCTATCTTTTAGATTAATTGGCGGTGATTTTGAGCTTTTTGAGAGCTTTTTGCCATCTTTTAAAAGTAGCTTATGATGAATAAAATTAGCATTAAAAAATCTAAAATTTAGCCTTTTTGCAAGGTATCTTTGAGCTAGCGTGCAAGATAGCAGGTCTTCCCCTCTAATAACCAAATTTACGCCCATATCTTCATCATCTATCACACTTGCAAAGTTGTAAGCCGGAGTAAAATCTTTTTTATAAATCACAAAATCGCCCATTTGCTCTGTCAAAAGCCTACCAAGAGGGTCGCCCTCATTCACGCTTAGTCTAATCGCGGTCTTGTCTTTTATAAATTTTAGGTTTTTATTTTTACAAATTTTAGTGTAAATGCCGTTTTTATAGGCATTTTTTGTAGTTCTTGAACACTCGCAGATATAAATTTCATCTAATTTTTCAAGTACATCTTCGTATCTTTTAGCTCTTACTTTAAAGCTAAAATTACGCTCAAAGTCACTTACGCTAATTGGCCCTTTATCATATTCAAGCCCTAAAAATTCTAAAACATCAAAGATATTTTGAACAAATTCTTGCCGGTATCTACCAAGGTCATAGTCATCAATACGTAAGTGCAAAACGCCGCTTGCCGAACGTGTCAAAAGATAAGTCAGGATGAAGTTATAAGCATTGCCAGCATGCAAAAAACCACTAGGAGTAGGAGCTATGCGGGATGCTATGCCACCATTTGGTGGCAAATAGTCATTAATCTCTTGGTCTAGCCTCATTTACCCTTAAAGTACGTCCGCCTAGTTCTTTTTCATTTAGCGCGTCTATAGCCTTTTGTCCCTCATTTGCATCGTCCATTTCAACAAATCCAAAGCCTTTTGAACGATCAGTTTCTCTATCTTTTACTATTTTTGCTCGCCTTACTTCACCAAATTGTGCAAAGGCTTCCTTTAATTCTGCCTCTGTCGTTCTATACGACAAATTTCCTACATAAATATTCACAGGAGTGTTCCTTAAAAAAATTACCGATTTATTCGGTTAGTGTGATAATAGCTAATTTTCGTCAAAAAGATGTAAAAAATCAAAAATTTATTATATTTTTTTGAAAAATATTCTTAAAAGATACAAACTCGTATATATAGAGCTTCTATAACTATCACTAAACAAAATCTAATTTTAAGTTTAAAAAGAATAATTAAATAAAAAATTATTTTATCTTTATAAGCTATTTATAAAGTAAATCATTCTTTACTTGAAGATAGGCTTCATCGCCAAGTAAATTTTTAACTATAAAAAGTGCAAATTCCATTGAAACAGCAGGACCTTTTGCTGTAATAATATTTTGATCCCTCAATACACTCTTGCCGTTATCATAGCCCCTTTTATCACTTCTTACATTTTCTTCAAATCCTGGATAACAAACAAAATGATCTTTTAGCACACCAGCACTCTCAAGTACCATAGGAGCAGCACAAATGGCACAAATAAGCTTATTGCTTTTATCAAAATTTTGCAAAATTGCTTTGAGCCTTGTATCGTTTGCTAGATTGCTAGCTCCTGGAAGTCCCCCAGGAAGGACGATCGCATCGTAGTCTAGCTCCTTCATCTCGCGAAGTGTCACATCAGCCTTTACACTTATATTGTGACATCCTTTGATGTTTACGTCATTTAGCCCAACAATAGAAGCTATCGCTCCAGCTCTACGTAAAACATCAACAGAAGTTAGTGCTTCTATCTCCTCAAATCCATCAGCTAAAATCACAGCAACTTTTTTCATAAATTTATCCTTTACAATAATATGTTTTATTTGTTAAGTAAAATTTTATATAATATTGGCTTATTTCACAAGAAAGGACAGAGCATGCAAGTAAAAATTATTTACTGCAACTCTTGAAACTATCGTCCGGTAGCTTCTCGTGTAGAAGATGAAATAAAAGCGAACTTTAGTGATGCAAGAGTCGAAAAGGTTATAGGTGATGGTGGAAATTTCATCGTCGAGATTGATGGAGATGTTATATTTTCTAAGAAAGATCGCATCGGAAATGATGAAGCGAGATTTCCTCACGGTGAAGAGATCACAACTCTTATAAACAAATATCTCAAAGAAAAGTCGGCTTAATGCTAGCTACCGAGACGGGAAACCGTCTCGTTTTTCCCTATTTTTGACTTATGGTTCTACTATCCTAATATAAAAATTTTATAGTTAAAGCGTTAGCCTATCTCGCTAAGAATTTTCATTATTTTATATATTTTTTGATTCTTAAAGATTTTACGAGCCGATGTTTGACTATATTTGGATTTTTATAAAATATAAAAATTTTGTGTATTCTAAGCTAACACTATTTGAAATTTTACAATGTATGAAATGAAGTTTTTTGCTAAAGCCAATACTTTTTAAATAGTGACTTTAGCTAAGAATTAGGCTTACTAAACGTAAATTTAGTAAGAAAGATTAAACTGCTTTATTTATTCGCACGCTCGATATACTCGCCGCGAACAGTATCCACACGGATAACTTCGCCTTCAAGTACGTGAAATGGTATCTGAACTACCGCACCACTCTCAAGAGTAGCTGGCTTTTTACCGCCTTGTGTATCACCCTTGAAATTTGGTGGAGTCTCAACTATCTTTAGCTCAACTACTTGCGGTACTTCAACGCCGATTGCATTGCCATTGTGAAATAAAATTTCAACCATCATGCCATCGATCATCCATTTTTTAACATCACCCACATCCTCATCGCTAATAGCAACTTGTTCATAAGTAACCGTATCCATAAACTGACAATACTCACCATCATCATAAAGATACTGCATCTCTTTTTCTTCAAGATGTGGTTGCTCGCATTTATCGCCTGCATGAAAAGTCTTTTCAAGCACCTTTCCATCGATAAAAGATTTGATTTTTGCACGAACAAAAGCTGCACCCTTGCCCGGTTTAACGTGTTGATATTCTACGATTTTATAAGGAACGCCATCGATCTCGATCTTTAGCCCTTTTTTTAGATCGCCCATTGAATATGAAGCCATTTTTTATCCTTTCAAAATTTTATATAACTGCGTATTGAGCCCAAACGCAAGCTTCAAGTGCGTTTAGCCTCTCTAACGTTTCTGCTTTTATATGTTCATCAACCAAGATGACAGCAAGTGCCATATTGTGATCATCTCTACCAAGGCGGAAGTCTGCGATATTGATCTTTTCATCAGCTAAAATTTTACTAATCTGAGCGATAACGCCTGGCACGTCATGATTTTTAAAGATGATCATCTTACCTTTTGGTTTAAAGTCAGTCTTAAAACCATTTATCGTTACGATGCGTTGCTGATTTTCACCAAATACCGTTCCACCAACGGTTACAATGCCATTTTCAGTAGTTAAGCGAACTGTGATTTTATTTTTAAAAATGCTATCTCCGCCAAGGCTAGTTTCGGTCACTATGCCTTTTTCATCGCATAAAAATTTAGCATTTACATAATTTATCGCATCACCAAGACTCTCTTTTAAGGCGCCCACGATTGCAAAAGTTAGCATTGAATTTGCATATTCGCTAATCTGACCGTGAGTTTCTATACGGATAGCCTTGATAACGCTTTTATTTATCTGTGCAGCAAGAAATGCCATCTTACTTGTAAGATCGATATAAGGCTCAACAAATGGCGGTAGATCTTCTGTTTTTATAGGTAAATTTAACGCATTTGGATAGCTTATACCGCGAGCTGCTAAAATAGCTTGTTCGACTGCCTCAACTGCGATATTTCGCTGTGATTCAAGCGTATTTGCTCCAAGGTGTGGGGTGACGCTTACATTGTTTAGATCAAGAAGTAGATGATCAGTTGCTGGCTCTCTTGTGAAAACATCAATACCAGCAAATGCTATCTTGCCACTTTTTAGTCCTTCATAAAGCGCTTCTTCATTATAAAGACCACCTCTAGCACAGTTTATAAGTCTTACACCATCTTTCATTTTTGCGATCTCTTTAGCGCCTATCATATTGGTTGTCTCTTTAGTCTTTGGTGTATGGATCGTGATAAAATCACATGCTAAAATATCATCAAAATTTTTAGTGTAAGTACCGCCCATATCGATAACTTTAGATGGGTCAATATATGGATCATAAGCAATGATCTCCATACCAAAAGCTTTTGCACGAACGGCTACCCTTGAGCCAATATTTCCAAAGCCGATCACACCAAGCTTTTTCTTAAAAAGCTCAACCCCATACCACTTCTCGCGTTTCCAAATTCTATCTAGTTTTAGATCGTTGTGAGCGTATTCAAGGGATCTAGCTGAAGCTAGCATATGCGCCATTGTTAGCTCAACCGCGGCAATAGTGTTTGCAGTTGGAACGTTCATAGCTATTATGCCACGCCTTGAGCATCCTTCTATATCGACATTATCTACACCAACACCAGCTCTAACGATAGCTTTTAGTTTTTTACCAGCGTTTAAAAAGGCCTCGTTTACTTCAGTTGAGCTTCTTGTTATAGCAACATCAGCCTCGCCTAAAATTTTTAAAAGTTCATCTTTGGGCGTATTAACTGCGTCTATTACGTTTATATCTTGCTCTTTCTTTAAAAGTTCAAAACCTACTGGATGTATCGCATCGCAAACAATGATAGTCTTCATAATTTTACCTCTCTCACACTTGAGTGGATATCATAAACTCTTAGTTCTAAAATGATATTTTGTAGAAGCTTAGAGTCTTGAGTATTTAAAAATATCTGGCTTTTTGCACCATCTTTTACAACAGTAAAATCAACCTCACTTTTTCTTAAAGTCTGCATCAAACAAAACATTGAATAGATATCATTTTTATCTATCAAAAGCTCATATGCAGTAATCTTTGGTTTTTCTATTTTGGGTCGGTTGTATTCTATAAAAATTTCATTTACAGGCAGCACATAATCTCTTTTTCTAATAGTTGCTAGCTCACTCATCCAGTTAATATTGCTGGTTGTATTTTTGGTTAAATTTTGCTCATTTGTGATATTTTCTTCATGTATCTGGCTGAAATTTACACTTGCAAATTTAACAAGAGAAATTCCAACCAATCCCAATATTACAAATAGCAGGACAACTACTAATAAAAGTACGCGTCTGCCCATTTAAACTAAAGTAATTGTTCTTTTATGATATCGCCAAGTGTTACTTTATCATCATTATCATTGATCTCATTTAACACTTCACGCTCTTTTTGTTTTGCTAAACGACGTATGCTCAGGCGAATTCTATTTTTCTTCTCATCGATAAATGCGATAGCTGCTTCGATCTCATCGCCGATCTTAAGTGTGCTAACATCTACACCACCTAGATCTTCTTTGCGGATTAGTGCATCAACGTTATCGCCAAGCTCTACAAACACACCAAAGTCTTTAATGTCGCGAATTGTTCCTTTTACGATATCGCCTACATTAAATTTATCGGCAAATACTTGAACTGGACTTTGTTTTAGGTCTTTTAGGCTAAGTGAAACTTTTTGTTCAGCACTATCGATTTTGATGATTTTTACTTCAAGCTCGTCACCAGCTTTAAACATATCTTTGCATTTATCGTTTCTATCCCAAGATGCGTCTTCGTTATGCAACAAGCCTTCAACGCAACCCACTCTAACAAATGCGCCAAAATTTGTGATAGTTGTCACAACGCCTTTTACTACGTCACCCTCTTTGTGTTTTGCCTTAAACTCATCAAATGGCTTTGGAAGTAAATTTTTAAGGCTTACTCTTAGGCGGTGTCCTTTTGCATCTATCTCAATAACCTCAACATCAATCTCTTGGCCTTCGCTGATGTGATCTTTTGGATTTTTGATATTTTTGTCCCATGAAATTTCAGATATATGTAAAAATCCTTCAATATCATTTCCAAGATCAACAAATGCGCCGTAAGGCTCAATATTACTAACTGTAACTTTGATAGTGTCACCAACCTCTAGTCCATCATTTATGATCTCTTCCCAAGGATCTGGAGTAGCTGCCTTGATAGATAAAGACAAGTGACGTTTTTCGTTGTCATAGCTGATAACTTTAACTAAAACTTTATCGCCTTCTTTATATAGTGAACTAGGATTTACTGGGCCTTTATAACTTATCTCACTGTAATGCACAAGCCCATCGACTCCACCAACATCAACAAACATACCATAAGTTGTGATTTTTTTAACTGTACCCTCTATAACGCTATCATTTTCTACTATGCTTGATAGAGCTTCTTTACGCTTTTTGCGGTCGTCATCTAAAATTTTCTTTCTAGAGACAACTATGCTATTTTCTTCTTTATCAATTTTTATAACTCTTACTTTATATGTTTTACCAATTACTCCTTCAGCATTTTTAAAGCCACTGTGAGTTTTTGGTAAGAAAAATTCCACGCCATTTACATCTTGAGTGATAAAGCCACCTTTATTTTTTCCAACTACTTTTACGTCGATTTCGCCAGAATTTTCAGGATCGTAAGCTTCGATGAAAGCTTTAACTTTCTCTTTTCTAAGTGCTTTTTTGTGCGACACTATAGGTCTTCCATTTCTTGATCCAGTTATTACAACTTTGATCGTATCGCCAACTTTATGCGTCAGGTTGCCATTTGCATCAGTGATCTCAGAAACATTTAAAATGCCCTCTGATTTCTTGCCAACGTCGATTAAAACCTCATCGCCATTGATACTGACGATCTTTGCGTCACTATCTTCTTCAGTCTTTTTAAAAGACTCCTCTAACATCGCAGCAAAATCGATATCTTCGATATCTTCGTCTTTTGCTTTTCCTAATTGAACACTTTTGTTCACAGCCATCTTGATCCTTTAAATTTTATTATGCCAGTAGAGGCAAATTGGCTTATTATAGTTAATTGTGGCTTTAGCTAGGATAAATTTTATACTTTTTTGATTCTATCAACGACTTTTTGTATGATCCAGTCAGGCGTACTTGCACCCGCACTTATGCCACACAAATTTTTGCCATCAAACCATGACTTTTCAAGCTCTTCTTCGCTTTCTATCAGGTAGCTATCTTCGCAGAAATTTTTAGATATTAGGTAGAGTTGTTTTGTATTTGAGCTATTTTTTCCACCAATTATTATCATCACATCAGCTCTTTTTGCCAAATTTTTAGCAGCCTCTTGGTTTTCAAATGTTGCGTTGCAGATGGTGTTAAAAACGCGCACTTCTTTTACATGAAGCATGAGATAGTTTGCGATCTGCATAAATTTCTCAACTTTTCTAGTCGTTTGGCTAACAAGTGCAACCTTTTGTTTAAATTTAATACCCTCTAGCTCGCTCTCTTCAAGCACGACGTAGACGTTACCCTTGGCATATGACTTCACGCCCTTTACTTCAGGGTGGTGCACGTCACCATAGATCACCACGTCATAGCCCTCTTCACTCATTTTTTCACAAATTTGTTGTGGCTTTGTCACAAATGGGCAAGTTGCATCGATCACTTTTATATCGGTTTTTTTTAGCTCCGCAAGGTCATTTTTAGTGATGCCATGAGTGCGGATGATAGCCTTTTTCTCATCTTTTAGCTCATCTATGCCCTCAAGTGTTTTTACATTGTAGTTTTTCTCAAGCCTGTTTATCTCTTCGTTATTATGAATGAGTGGCCCAATGGTCGCAGCATCTCCTGCATTTTCAGCAATCTTTATCGCCCTTTTTACACCAAAGCAAAATCCATAACTACTAGCAAGCTCAATCTTCAATTTTAGCTCCCATTTTCTTTAAAATTTCAGCAAAATTTGGGAATGAGGTGGCGATAAATTCGCTCTTTTCTATCTGCATGCCACATTTTAGTCCAAGCACAGCAAAGCTCATAGCAATCCTGTGATCTCCGTGGCTATCTATCGTGGCAAATTTAGCCTCAGAGCCATTTATGATAAAGCCATCTTCAAGCTCGCTAGCATCAACGCCGCACTGCTTTAAAGCATTTATCGTGACAGCAATTCTATCGCTCTCTTTTACACGAAGCTCTTTGGCATTTATTAGCTTACTTTGGCCTTTGGCGCAGGCAAATGTGATGGCTAAAGCTGGGGCTTCATCGATAAGCCACGAAATATTTTCGCTAACTTCTATACCTTTTAAATTTGGTGAGTATTCAACCTCGATATCACCGATATCTTCGTATTTACTTGAGGTTTTGTGAAATTTTATCTCAGCACCCATTTTTTCTAAAATCCTGTAAGCTTCGATGCGAGTTTTATTTAGCAAGATATTTTTTAAAATGATATGCGAATTTGGGATGATTAAAGCTGCGACCGCGAAGAAAAATGCCGAGCTTGGGTCATTTGGCACGTCTATATCAAGTGGCGCAAGTGGCGAGTTCATCGGTTCCAGTGTGATCTCTAGGTCGTCACGCTTTATATCAGCTCCCATGCCAGCTAGCATACGCTCAGTATGATCTCTGCTTAGCTCTGGCTCACTAAATTTGCAGCCATTTGAGTAAAGAGCCGCTAGTAAAAGCGCACTTTTTACCTGAGCTGAGGCGATCTTGCTCTCAAAACTAAATCTTTCAAATTTTGTTCCTCTTATGCAAAGCGGAGCGTTATTTGCGTTGTTTGCACCATCTATCTTTGCACCCATATCATTTAGAGGTTTTGCTATTCTAGCCATTGGACGCGAGTTTAAATATCTATCACCACTTAGCACAAAAAAGCCCTCTTGTGCGGCTAATAATCCCATAAAAAGCCTCATCGCCGTACCAGAGTTGCCACACTCTAAGATTTCATTTGGCTCTTTTATCTTTTGCGGCGGTGTGATCGTTATTTCGAAACCATTGTCCTCAACTTTTGCGCCTAAAAGCTCGACTATTTTTAAGGTATTTAGCGTATCGCCTGCTCTTAGATAGTTTCTAACGTGAGATGGTTTGTCGCTTAAAAGCGAAAAGATCGCGCATCTATGCGAGATAGACTTATCGGCTGCAATGTCGTCGATGGTTAAATTTAGACTTTTTTCTAATGGATAAATTCTCATCTTATTCCGATATTTAGTTTCTCTTTTAGCTCGCTTAAAATTTTATCCATAAGTGCGTTTATATCGTCATCCTCGAGTGTTTTTTCCATATCTTGGAATGTAAATTTAAGGCTAAGACTGATCGAGCCATTTAGCTTTGCATCTTTGTAGATATCAACTGGTAAAAATTCCTTTAGCTCTTTTAGATTTAGCCCTCTTATGCACTCATAAATTTGTCCAGCCTCGAAATTTTCAGGCACAATAAGGCTAAGATCCCTTGTTGTGCTTTGAAATTTAGAGTAAGGCACTGCCAAAATTGGCTCAAATTTAAGCTTAGCAAAATCAATCTCGCAAACATATGTTCTTGGCAGATCTCTCTTTGCCTCAACTCTTGCGTCAACTCTACCGATATAGCCGATATTTTCGCCATTTTGATAGATGTGTGCTTGCTCGTATGGGCTAAGATATGAGATGCCCTGGCAAGGTTTTAGCTCAAATTTACCTATGACGTTTTGCACCATCGATGCAAATGCGTAGAAATTTGCCTCCTCACCTTTTGCACCGTTTATCAGAGTCGGCTCTTTTAAAAGTCCAGACACAACAAAGCCTAAATTTAAGCCCTGATTTGCATTTTCATCAAAAATTTCTCCAAGCTCAAATAGTCTAACTGAGCGTTTCGAGTTTTTGATATTTTTCTCGCTTGAGCTTAGAAGGTGATTAACAAGTGTCGGTCTAAGCGTGTTTAGCTCGTTATTTATAGGATTTAGTATCTTAACTTTGCATGATTTAAAATTTAACTCGCTAAGCTCATCCTCACTATCAAAGACATAGTGCACACTTTCAAAAAAGCCATTATTAGCTGCTCTACGCCTTAAATTTAGGGCGTTTTTATAGTCAAAATATGTCTTATTTAGCCTATTTTTCTCAGAGAAATTTAGTGGTTTTGAGGCAATATTGTCTATGCCTACTATCCTTACGATCTCCTCGCAAACATCGTGAGAATTTACTATATCATGGCGAAATAACGGCACTTTTACGTTAAAGCTTTCTTGCTCAACATTTACTGCGATCTCAAAGCCAAGTTTCTTTAAAATTTTAACGACATCATTTCTAGCAATATCTTGACCGATCATATTTTTAAGCTCAAAAAGAGAGATGCTTAGTGTTATAGACTCGGTATTTAAAAGCGACTGCTGTGAGCCAGCAAAGAGATTTAGAGCATCTTTAAAATTAGCAAGTCTTTTAAATAAATAATCCGCACCATAAGCTAAATTTGGCTCGCTACCACGACTTGAGCGATAAATTTGATCACCCTTTGGTAAATTTTTATTTTCAAAAATAGCTTTTGAAACTACATCTGGCTTTACGTAGCTAGCTTCTACTAGGATCACTTTTGACTTCTCATCTACTCTTGCTACGTCACTTTGGTAAATTCCAGCAATGCCTAAATTTTTATCACCGCAATAAACGACACATTCGCCATTTTCGCCATTTTTTATATCAAAAACAGCCTTTTCGCCTTCACTTACAAGTTTAGCGTGATCATAAGCCCTAAATAAAACACCCGTGCAAAATGTCGCGTATTCAAGCAGTCTCTCAACTAAATTTGTCTTTTGGCACTCTATTAATGCTAGACGCATACGAGTTATTAGATTTTCATATAGTCCTTCTTTTAGCTCAAAAGCCTTATACAAAAATGACCCACTTACTTTATCCTCTACTCGCACAGAAGCTATTCTGCCAATACCTAGTAAATTTTCGCTCTCATCGTCTTCGTGACTATCTTTCATATTTAGATCAAGCGCTGCACAAATTTCTCTTGCGATGCCATGTAAATTTTGGCAATCGCCTCTGTTTGCTGTGACATCAACTTCAATTATCGTATCTTTAAATACCTCAAATTCGCTAAGACTTGTACCAAGTTTTAGTTTACCGATGCTCTCATCAAGCGGTAAAATTCCATCGTTTACCTTTGGAAGTCCCAGCTCACTTGAAGAGCAGATCATACCACTTGACTCGATACCTCTTAGCTTTGCTTTTTTTATCTCAAGACCATTTGGCATAGTCGTGCCAATAAGTGCAACTGGCACAAACTGGCCAGCTTCAACGTTTTTAGCCCCACACACGATCTGAAGCGTCTCTCCACCAACATCCACTTGACAAATGCTTAGTTTATCAGCATCTGGGTGTTTCTCTCTACTTTTTATGTAGCCAACCACAATACTCTTTGGTAAATTTATCTCTTTATAGCTATCAACCTCTAGCCCGATAGAATTTAATGTCTTTGAAAGTGTCTCGCCACTAACCTCGCTAAGGTCGATCCACTCGTTTAACCAATGCTTTGAAATTATCATTTAAACTGCTCCAACAATCTTAAATCTCCCTCAAAAAGTGACCTCAAATCAGGCACTCTATGAAGCAACATCGCAAATCTCTCAACGCCAAGACCAAAAGCGTATCCACTTACATTTTTATAGCCAACCGCCTTAAATACATTTGGATCAACAACTCCACATCCAAGCACTTCAAGCCAAGTAGTCTGCTTGCACACTCTGCAGCCCTTGCCATGGCAAAATATACAACTAATATCAACTTCGGCACTAGGCTCCGTAAATGGAAAGAAGCTAGGACGAAAACGCACTTGCACATCGCCAAACATATGTTTTAAAAAATCTTCAAGCATTGATTTTAAATTTGCAAAGCTAACTTTCTCAGCATCCTCCACCACAAGGCCCTCGACTTGGTGAAACATCGGTGTATGCGTTAAATCCATATCACGTCTAAAGACAGTACCTGGCGCTATCATACGAATAGGCGGCTTTTGATTTAGCATAGTTCGCACCTGAACTGGGCTCGTATGCGTCCTTAAAAGTCTAAAATCATCTAGGTAAAATGTATCTTGCATATCCCTTGCTGGGTGGTATTTTGGTAAATTTAGCGCTTCAAAGTTGTGAAAATCATCTTCTATAAGTGGTCCAGTTTCAAGTGAGAAATTTAGAGCTAAAAAGTACTCAATTATCTTATCCATCGTAGCCATAACAGGGTGCAGCGCTCCACTAGCAACAGGCTCATTAAATAGCGTGATATCAGCGGCCTCTTTTTTCATCTTGTTATCTATCTCTTGCTCGCTAAGCTCAGCCTTTTTAGCTTCTATTAGCGCGCCAAGCTCATCTCTTTGCTTGTTTAAATTTGCTGCAAATTCCTTTTTCTCATCTTCACCAAGCTCTTTTAGCTTTGCAAAGCCTTGCGCCAAGATGCCCTTTTTGCCAAAAATTTCTACCCTGACTTTTTCCAAATCATCAAGCGTTGAAATTTCATTTTTGATTTTATTAACGAAATCTTGCAATTTTTTGCCTTTATAAATTTTTGAGTCGATTTTATAGAAAAAGAGTTAAAATCAAGATAAAGAGCACGAAATTTAAGCACACTTTGATATAATTTTGCAAAATTTCAAAGGAGCTAAAATGACCATATTTGAAAAGATCGTAGCTGGTGAAATTCCTTGCAACAAAGTGCTTGAAAGCGAGAAATTTCTAGCTTTTAATGACATAAATCCAAAAGCACCGATCCACATCCTAATTATCCCAAAAAAACACTATAAAAATTTCCAAGAGATGGATCCGGTTTTAATGGGAGAGATGACAAAATTTATCCAAGAAGTAGCGACCTTAATGGGTGTTGATAAGAGCGGATACCGCCTCATCACAAACTGCGGTGAAAACGGTGGTCAAGAAGTTATGCACCTACATTTTCACCTACTTGGCGGAGCAAAGCTTGGCTGGAGCGAAGGCGTAGCTGATCCACAAAGCACATTTTAATAACTTCTAAATCTTAGACTCAAAGCATGAGTCTAAGATTTTATTTTCTTGCAGACTTAATAGCTTCAAGCAACTCTTCAAAACCTACTTTACTTGAGTTTTCGACATCTTTTAATATTTCAACGCCAGGTAAATTTCCTTTGTCTTTATCAGCAAAAATAACCATCGCTTTTTCTAGTCCATGATGAACATTTTCATGATGAGCTGCGATACTTGAGAGAATTTTGGCATCTTTTACAAGAGTATTTTTCACATCTTTTTCATACCATTTGCCAAATCTACACTCATGAACATCTTGAATTTTATTAAATTCATTTAAAAGCACACCTCTATATCCATTTAGCTTCATATTTATATGATCTATTTTTCCATTACTTACATAGACTTCATTTGTAACATTTAGAGCCTGATTTAGGATATTTTGCGTATTTGAGTTTACGCTTGAGATGTTTCCTTCAAATCCACCTAAAATTTTCATAGCATTTGCAGAAATTTTTGAGAAATTCTCACTCATTTCGATCATCGTATTTGCACTTTGCTTAAGGCCATTTATATTTACTTCTACTTCAAGTGTCGCTTTTTGAGTGCGCTCAGCTAGCTTTCTAACCTCATCTGCCACGACAGCAAAACCTCGTCCATGCTCACCAGCACGGGCCGCCTCGATCGCAGCATTTAGAGCTAGTAAATTTGTCTGATCTGAGATGTCTTTA from Campylobacter concisus encodes:
- a CDS encoding glutamate--tRNA ligase family protein; the protein is MRLDQEINDYLPPNGGIASRIAPTPSGFLHAGNAYNFILTYLLTRSASGVLHLRIDDYDLGRYRQEFVQNIFDVLEFLGLEYDKGPISVSDFERNFSFKVRAKRYEDVLEKLDEIYICECSRTTKNAYKNGIYTKICKNKNLKFIKDKTAIRLSVNEGDPLGRLLTEQMGDFVIYKKDFTPAYNFASVIDDEDMGVNLVIRGEDLLSCTLAQRYLAKRLNFRFFNANFIHHKLLLKDGKKLSKSSKSPPINLKDSPQIYYKILANDLGLDIKSADKIQNLLYEFKLKNIAKNFCKV
- a CDS encoding RNA recognition motif domain-containing protein, whose product is MNIYVGNLSYRTTEAELKEAFAQFGEVRRAKIVKDRETDRSKGFGFVEMDDANEGQKAIDALNEKELGGRTLRVNEARPRD
- a CDS encoding DJ-1 family glyoxalase III, coding for MKKVAVILADGFEEIEALTSVDVLRRAGAIASIVGLNDVNIKGCHNISVKADVTLREMKELDYDAIVLPGGLPGASNLANDTRLKAILQNFDKSNKLICAICAAPMVLESAGVLKDHFVCYPGFEENVRSDKRGYDNGKSVLRDQNIITAKGPAVSMEFALFIVKNLLGDEAYLQVKNDLLYK
- a CDS encoding SelT/SelW/SelH family (seleno)protein: MQVKIIYCNSUNYRPVASRVEDEIKANFSDARVEKVIGDGGNFIVEIDGDVIFSKKDRIGNDEARFPHGEEITTLINKYLKEKSA
- the efp gene encoding elongation factor P, encoding MASYSMGDLKKGLKIEIDGVPYKIVEYQHVKPGKGAAFVRAKIKSFIDGKVLEKTFHAGDKCEQPHLEEKEMQYLYDDGEYCQFMDTVTYEQVAISDEDVGDVKKWMIDGMMVEILFHNGNAIGVEVPQVVELKIVETPPNFKGDTQGGKKPATLESGAVVQIPFHVLEGEVIRVDTVRGEYIERANK
- the serA gene encoding phosphoglycerate dehydrogenase → MMKTIIVCDAIHPVGFELLKKEQDINVIDAVNTPKDELLKILGEADVAITRSSTEVNEAFLNAGKKLKAIVRAGVGVDNVDIEGCSRRGIIAMNVPTANTIAAVELTMAHMLASARSLEYAHNDLKLDRIWKREKWYGVELFKKKLGVIGFGNIGSRVAVRAKAFGMEIIAYDPYIDPSKVIDMGGTYTKNFDDILACDFITIHTPKTKETTNMIGAKEIAKMKDGVRLINCARGGLYNEEALYEGLKSGKIAFAGIDVFTREPATDHLLLDLNNVSVTPHLGANTLESQRNIAVEAVEQAILAARGISYPNALNLPIKTEDLPPFVEPYIDLTSKMAFLAAQINKSVIKAIRIETHGQISEYANSMLTFAIVGALKESLGDAINYVNAKFLCDEKGIVTETSLGGDSIFKNKITVRLTTENGIVTVGGTVFGENQQRIVTINGFKTDFKPKGKMIIFKNHDVPGVIAQISKILADEKINIADFRLGRDDHNMALAVILVDEHIKAETLERLNALEACVWAQYAVI
- a CDS encoding 30S ribosomal protein S1, with protein sequence MAVNKSVQLGKAKDEDIEDIDFAAMLEESFKKTEEDSDAKIVSINGDEVLIDVGKKSEGILNVSEITDANGNLTHKVGDTIKVVITGSRNGRPIVSHKKALRKEKVKAFIEAYDPENSGEIDVKVVGKNKGGFITQDVNGVEFFLPKTHSGFKNAEGVIGKTYKVRVIKIDKEENSIVVSRKKILDDDRKKRKEALSSIVENDSVIEGTVKKITTYGMFVDVGGVDGLVHYSEISYKGPVNPSSLYKEGDKVLVKVISYDNEKRHLSLSIKAATPDPWEEIINDGLEVGDTIKVTVSNIEPYGAFVDLGNDIEGFLHISEISWDKNIKNPKDHISEGQEIDVEVIEIDAKGHRLRVSLKNLLPKPFDEFKAKHKEGDVVKGVVTTITNFGAFVRVGCVEGLLHNEDASWDRNDKCKDMFKAGDELEVKIIKIDSAEQKVSLSLKDLKQSPVQVFADKFNVGDIVKGTIRDIKDFGVFVELGDNVDALIRKEDLGGVDVSTLKIGDEIEAAIAFIDEKKNRIRLSIRRLAKQKEREVLNEINDNDDKVTLGDIIKEQLL